ATGCACACATATGCAAAAAACAGAATTCACTTAGGAAAGGGATAAGGCCATGTTGACTTAGGCTGTTGAGTCAGTTgcataaaatgaattaataattgCAAATGACTGTGATTGTGTCCTGGAAGGAATGCAGCTCGAATAACAGTTAATCTCAGAGTTCATGGATCTTTGTCCCCTTCATCAACGTAGGAGTCCTCAGACCACCACCCTTcttctgacttttcttttttttctttctttttttttgtttttgttttttgggccacacccagcagtgctcaggggttactcctggctgtttgctcaggaatagctcctggtaggcatgggggaccatatgggacaccgggatttgaaccaaccactttaggtcctagatcggctgctgcaaggcaaacgccgctgtgctatctctccaggcccttcttctGACTTTTCAAAGCAGAATCTGTGACCTGAAGTGTGTGCAAAGTTAGAAGAGatgaaggttttcttttttgaggcaTTTGAAAATGTCTTCCTGGTTGATGTGACTTTCCAATGGAACCAGTTGGATTACATCTGTCTCGCTATTCAAACATTATGGAACAGTGTCAAAGCTTGGATGAAATATTTCCATCAGTACCCTGGGATCTTTTTCTCCTGAAATGTTTAAACTTCAGCCAAGGCTGTCTGTCTTTGACATTGAACTTCTATGGTAGACAAGAGTACTCTTGGAGGCCACCAGGGGCTTCTCTTAATTCTTAATCTCTTAGATTCAGAGAGGAGCTTGGTGAAGGGAGCGCTGGACAGAGGCCTAAATGTCTGGTGCTTCCCATGCTCCATGTCACTTGGGAAGTCAAGATAATGACCCCTTTGTGTGCACCTGTCATCAGGTGTGGACAGGAAAAGGCCCAGAGTGTCTCTGGCTTCCTGCTTGTGGCCCGTTTGTGGTAGCTTCAAGGTTGAGAAAACAAGTGTCCACTGGACTGCACACCCCCTATGCATGACCTTGGGCAGATTCCTTACCTCTCCAGGTGCTGGCAAACAGATCTACAGTTCCACCCACCCTGGCTTCTGTGCTTTGCTTTGGATCGCCCCCTTTTAAGagtgtagaaaagtttattggaaaatgAAGGAGAAGATAAAGGAACTCAGTAGAGGAACCTAGGAGATGACTAAGTTAAAGTTATAGGGCTTTGTGTGGAACCTTTGAAAAGCCCTTTGTGtcgctggagagatagtagggcatttgccttgtatgtagccaatccagggTGAACAAGTGGtccgaatcccgccatcccatatagtctgccaccctgccaggagtgatttctgagtgcagagccaggagtaacctctgagcgccaccaggtgtgacacccctcaaaacaacaacaacaacaacaacaacaacatgaaaGTCCTTTGTGGTTCTTATCAATGAAGAAAAATGCTACAGAGATCGCCAGGTTCCAGAGTGGCCTGGGCTGATGTGGGTCTCGTACTTGGTTATGTGCTTTAGGCATTGTCTATTCTCTTATACTCCTTGGTGGGGCAGAATTCTATGATCTGGTTAAGAAATGTTTAAGGTATGAGCCAGCCCTTGGGGGAATGAGGTATATGTTAAGTCAATGGGGACAGATGGAAACTGCTGGCTAGGAGAAGTGGGATCCTCTCTTTCATTCCCATTCTCTCAACAATTAAACCCTGACTGCAATCAGAAATGGGCTATGGAATCCATCAGGCTATTTCCTTTCTTACTCAGAGCTTCTGGGTTAAAAACAGTGATTAGGTACTCAGCACCTCTGGGatcctttatttttggtttggaggctacacccaatagtgctcaggggttactcctgtctctgtgctcagaacttgctcctggcagacttgagggaccatatgggatgctagggattgaacccgggtccatcctgggtcagcagctgcAAGGAAgaagttgttgggccacacccagcagtgctcaggacttcatcctggctctgcattcagtaatcactgctgacagtgttcaagggactctatgggatgctggaaattgaacctgagttggctgcatgtaaggcaagtgccttaaccactgtactatcactttggcccaggctatttgtctttctttttcaagCACTGAAAGGGCAGAAAGGCTTATGTGGAAATGACTTTCCACTGCACACAACCAGTCTCCTGCTGCAGACGAAGCACCTCAGATCTTCTACCCCTCTGTGACAAAGGCTGCCGCCCTGCACCCTTCATTTTTAGTAATGCTTTCAGCTGTCCCAAGTGAAACTGAGGCAGATCACCCAGGCaataacaatggagaaaatcagcTAGTTAGTTGTTCcttcttttacttctctcttgCAGGAGGATTTAAACAATGGACCACTTTGGTGAACTCAGACACAGACTGTCCACCAGCCTTTCTAGTCCTGTCTCATACACTGCGTGCATCTGACTATGCATTTTGCTGCACAGAATCTGTATGAATTACCCTGGCTATGTCTTAAAATTAGGCAAAATTGggcccagagacatagtacagcggtgtttgccttgcaagcagccgatccaggaccaaaggtggttggttcgaatcccggtgtcccatatggtctcccatgcctgccaggagctatttctgagcagacagccaggagtaacccctgagcattgctgggtgtggcccaaaaaccaaaaaccaaaaaaaaaaaattaggcaaaaTTATGACAATGGTTCAGGCTGAGCTGTGTGCTCTTCTGTGCCCTTTAGTACTTTTTTCTTTGCAGAGTTGAGGGGTGGAGTGGAGATTGGACCAGACCTGGCAGTACTCTAGGAACTACTGTATATGTGGTGTCACAGATCAAACCTctagtcagctacatgcagaaTAAGCTCCTTAACCCCTGCCCTATTTCCCTGGCCCCTGCCCTGTATAATACTGAAGATAATTTAAGTACTTCTACAGTACTTGAGAAATGCTGCCATTACCCGAAGTAGGAACTTCTGTGTTTACAAGGACTCAAATATTAACTATCACACTAGCAATGTCATTTTGATCAAAAGATGCTTTTTTGAGTCTCAGTGTCTTCCTCATCAACACCAAGGTAATGAAACTCTCTTCTCAGGATTGTTGGACTTAAATGAACTGAAATAGAAAAATGCTAAGAATACTCCAGCACAGAAAATGCTCCCTAGCATTTAGTCATGAGGAATAATGACCTGAGCTGACAGGATATGTCCAGTTAAGTGGCAAAACTAACAAGACCATTTACTGCATCCCCACAAGGACTTGTTTCATGGACCTCCTGAAGAATTGGAGGCATcagtcactctctctctctctctctctctctctctctctctctctctctctctctctccccatttctctcatttttaattttaaaccacacctggtgatgctcagagcatacttctaactctgcactcaggcttcctggcagtgctttggggaccatatggaatgccagggatagagcctGGGCTGGCAGTGTTCTAGTCAAATGGCTCTCCCACTCTGGcctttcttgtccttttttttttttttttttttttttttttgcctcacctGGTAAAGCTCAGGGCTTCTAGCTCTACacctaggaatcattcctgggtggctcgggggaccatatgagatgcagaggatcaagcctacctaggtcagctgcatgcaatgaaaatgccctccctgcagttctatcactccagccccggtCATCCTTTCTtgactttctcctcctccccGCTCTGCTCTAGGCCTGCAGGACAACCCATGGCTGTGCGACTGTCACATTTCCAGGTTAATTGAGTTGTCCAGAGATGCCCGCCCTGCTGTGGTGCTTCTGGACCCACAGATGACATGCCATGGACCCGAGCGCCTGGCAGGGATCTTGTTTGAGCaggtggagctggagcagtgtCAGAAACCGGCCGTGAGGATCTCAGCCACACAGATCACATCCGTACCAGGCAGCAATGTTCTGCTGCGCTGTGATGCCTCGGGCCAGCCCACTCCGCAGCTCATGTGGGCCAGAGCCCCTGGCTTGCCCCTTAACCACTCGGGTAAAGTTTGGGATGCAAATATTAGGGTTGCAGGGGAGAGAGAGGGCATGAATGTGCTTCTTGATTTGCTCTGATTTGTGGGGCCAGGCACCCAATCCAGAGTGCCAAGCATCCGAGGCTGGTACACCTCCCCGGGTAGGTTCCTTTTTCGAGCCCAGCAGAGACAAGGACCTTTCAAATGACCCAGCCTTGGTCGGGCTCTGATGCAATCTGACACTCTGCTTCATTCCTGCACCAAGGCTGCTGGCAGCAAGAATGAGAAATGTTCTTTCGGTTGGTTAATGTTTGCCTCAGTTTACCTCACTCTAGATAAAGCCAGATTAGGCACttttcttcaaaagaaaaaaaaaatagccaacagggccagagcaatagaacagcaggtagggcatttgctttgcactcaaccaacccaggtttaatgtctggcattccatagggtcccccaaatttgacaggagtgattcctgagtgcagagtcaggagtagcccctgagcaccactgagtgtggcccaaaatccaaaaaacaaaagggcTGATGGTGAGAAGGTAGCTGGGTGGCAGAGGGTATCCTTAGGTGTTCACTCCGGGTTCACTCACCAGTACCCCATCACTGACAACAGGAAAGCAACAGAGCTCAGCTGGTGGGAGACTGTGGCTCAGGCCTGGTCTCAAACTATTGTCCTAGATATGACATCACCATTATAGTCTCCTCAAAAGGGCTTTCTGGGGCCTCGGCAATGGCTGCTGGGGCTGAGATATGCTTTGCATCTTGCTAGAAATATACTCTACCCTGAGCCAAACTCCAGTTCCTTGGGGGTCTTAGGGAGCCTAGcctgttcaggggaccatctgcagTGCTGTTAGTGTGCTAGGCAAAAGCAGCTTgacttctgtgctctctctctttctctggtccttgaatctttttctttttccctcaccaagcatacttttgtttttttctttcagtaatcCAGGACTCTCCAGCAGAAGGAGTCCGATGGTCCATCATAAGTCTCACGGGCATTTCACACAGGGATGCTGGTGATTATAAATGTTGGGCCAAAAACTTGGCTGGTTCAGCAGTAGCTGTGGTTGCTGTGAGAGTATTGGATCCTGCCATAACCAACCCAGCTCTGGACCCTTGGGAAGGAACAAGAGGTTACCTTGAGCCGGAGGCTCAGCCTGTATCTCAAAGATCTTCCTCTGATCTTAGTTCGTCATCCACATTTCACTGGCCTTTGGCCTCTGCATCTTCCTCATTCTCCTCCACTGCCTTTGCTTCCCTTTCTACCTTTGCTCCATCTCTTCCATCCTCGGTGGCCTTCTCTCCATCGCCCCAATTCTCTGCCATCACTTCTTCCACCACAGTGTTGAACCCTGGTGGGGAGAGGAAGGTTGTGCTGTCAGAGCTGGGCAGAAAGAAGCCTTCTCCAGCCAGTGCCAATCGAGCAGAAGAACTGGTGGCCTTCGATGGAGCCATGCCAGTGGCCCTGGTAGAGAACCTGAGGGTGATGAGCCAGACCCGACAGAGCGTGACTCTGACCTGGGACCCCGGGAAGATCCCGTGGACCTCTGAGATGATCGTACTGTATTCCAAGAATGGCCCAGCCCAGGACCTTCAGCCCCTGAACACAGACATCAGCCAGAATCAAGTCACCATTCCAGGCCTGGAGGCCGGTCAGCAGTACCTGGCCTGCATCTGCCCCAGAGGGGCACCAGCCCAGAAACATCAGTGTATTACCTTTGCCACCGAGGAAGGCCTCGAAGGCAGTGGGCCACAGGGCTGGGCCCTGATCCTGGCCAGTGGGGCCACCTGTGTGTTTGTCTTGCCACTgcttttctttctgctctacaaGGTTTGCAAACTGTGGTGCATGGCGGACTCTCTCAGGGAAGATGAGTTGGCCAAAGAGACTTACATCCCGTTTGAGAGCTTGTCCCCTGGCTCACAGAGCCTTGGGGAGTTCTGGACACGACAGCCCAGGGGTGATCGCGAACGATTATTGCTTTGTTCCTGATCTAGCGTGGACTCCCCGAGACTTTTCAAAGTGAAGGTTAGTGGTCTGAGTAGTgtattaaagttttttgttttgttttgtgaactTGGGTGTAAATAGGCTACATTTCTTTCAGCAAATTTGGGATCCTAAAAGGGTTAGTTTGAAGGAGTATGATAAAAGCCTAGAATGAGACTTTGGAATGGAAAAGTTGACCGTGATTTTCGTTAGATAGATTAGAGGTTCAAAATGTTCATTTTGAGACCTGTGATCAGTAAGCAAATTAAGTGACTTTCAGGTTGTGTTTTAGTTCTGAAACATAAATTCACCTGGAGAGAGATATAAAAAGGGAAGCCCTGATTCTAAAAGGCAACACCTATTGTTCCTTCATCTTCTAAGAGCTTTAGCACTGGGATCTGCGGGTACCAACAGGTGAGCAAGAGAGGATAGTGAAGGATTTTGTGTTTCATCAGGCTAAATCCAACCAAAGTGCAGAAGGAGAGCAGGAAGCCCCTGGAACCATTGTGCATTCATTATAATCCTgcagacttggggccggagagatagcatggaggtaaggcttttatgcagaaggtccttggttcaaatcctggcatccgatatggtcccccaagcctgccaggagcgatttctgagcatggatccaggaggaacacctgagcgctgctgggtgtgacccaaaaacaacaacaacaacaataaaaatcctGCAGACTAGGATTCAGATTttaagggagaaggaaaaataatcCCTTATCCTGCGAAATAGaggttttagaaaaaataagtctGAAAAACAGGATCATGTtagtcattccttttttttttttttttggtcacacccggcagcgctcagtggttactcctggctctacgctcagaaatcgctcctggcaggcttgggggatcatatgggatgccgggattcgaaccaccatccttctgcatgcaaggcaaatgccttacctccatgctatctctttggctccatgtTAGTCATTCCTAACATGCAAGAAAGAATGCATTCTGGCACTAGGTTGACAAACTATATGGGtctctttgttttaaaaaaatgtgctcATTTTAAAGGAAtctataggagctggagagatagcacagcggtaaggcatttgccttgcatgcagccaacccgggagggaccggttcaattcctgacatcctacatggtcccccagcgatttctgagtgcagagccagaagtgacccctgagtgctgctggatgtggtgcaaaaaaccaatcaattaaaccaatcaataaataaagtttttgaaaaaagaaaggaatctaTAACATTTAGGTGTTTATTCTTCtgtactcttttctcttttattgctttattccccttcctttatttatttttctttcttttcctttcatcttttcctcttctgctttttttgaaaatatttagctAGACAAAAGACCAGAGCTAAAATaccttttgttttcttatattttgatttCCTGAATAAAAGGAAGAAGTCTTTTTtaatacacacacatgtatatatatatatatatatatatatatatatatatatatatatatatatatatatagttcaacAGACAATTTTGAATTTGGAAAGGGCAGTTTCAATGTATTTGTGAGGTTCAAGTTTTCAGATTAAGGTGCTCAGTAGTATATGAAATGCCTCCCATGCATGAAGCTCTGGATTCAATAGTGGCACTGAATAAAAACAGATGCTTTTAGGCTAAAaccattgagaaaattgaaatttaGTGGTTAGGCAGGGGAAGAGAAgttttcataaataaaacttagcttttggggctggagagatagcacaacagtatttgccttgcaagcagctgatccaggacctaaggtggttggttcgaatcccggcatcccatatggtcccctgtggctgccaggagctatttttgagcagacagccaggagcaccgctgggtgtggctcaaaaaccgacCTCAGCTTTTAAAAAGAAGCTTTTCATAACCTTTTCTAAAGATCATGTTAACTTTGCATGGAAGGATTTAGAGCATAAGGTTTCAGAAGTCCTGGAGTTTTCTAAGAAACACATTCTAAGAaagtactgtgtgtgtgtgtgtgtgtgtgtgtgtgtgtgtgtgtgtgagagagagagagagagagagagagagagagagagagagagagagagagagagagagagagagagagagagagagagagagagagataaaatgcctAGTAGGCAGGGGAGGGTAGgttggagggaagagggcatcagggagtgTGAGAAAGAAACccaggacattggtagtgggaaatgtgcactggtgaaggttgttgtacattgtgtgactgtaattctatcatgaacaactttatctgtgaaaacaaACTGTAGcacgaacaaccttgtaaccataatatttaaataaaaaataatttgtttgtttgtttttgttttttggtttttgggccacacccagtaatgctcaggggtaactcctggctatgcgctcagaagtcgctcctggcttgggggaccatatgggacgccgggggatcgaaccaaggttcatccaaggctagcgcaggcaaggcaggcaccttacctccagcgccaccgcccggccccaataaaaaataattaaacaaacaaacaaacaaaaaaacactgtgTTTGGGAAAGAAGTTGTGGAGATAGATCAAACATGGAGCCTGAGACCCATAAAGTCTCCACACACCCCAGAACTGTACTCATGCCACAGGAGAAACAGTACCACAAGTGGTGGAAGAAATAAGAAACAGCTCGTTTCCAAGAGATCGTCATTACCAAATTAGATGTAAAATGCTCGTGAAGCCACAGAAGCTtcacaaacacaaacaacaaaatgCTCAACTGGAAGTAATGTGACATCATGACCCAATTGCAATatatgataattttcacaaatgttctcttacgtttttttttcaataatctaatcacatttagttgtaccaagcatTATTAAGTAAATCATTTGTACCTGCCAAAGGGAAGGCTTTGGGGAGGGTGGGAaacttgggacaatggtggagggaatgttatgTGGGTGGTGGGATAGGTGTTGGAAAATTGAAGGCCAGAAATAATTGCATTGtgagcaactctgtaaatcacagcgtttcaaataaagaaatgtattaaaaaataaaaatgcaggggccaaagcaatagcacagcgaagAGGGCTTTTactttgcacgcagtcaaccagggttcaatccccagcatcacatatggtactccaaggagtgattcttgaatggaaccaggaaataaaccctgagcaccaatgggtatggcccaaaatacaacaacaaattAATGCAGACTTCTAGGCTGGTTCTAGTGGAGGTCATGCTAGACCATGAGATGGGTCCTGTAGGTTCAGAACTCCCAAATGACCTTCTTCCAGtgcctttcttcccttctctccagGATGTCCACTCTTGGTGCCTTCTCCACCAAGTGCCTCATTTAATGGCATGCTCTCAAACACCACCAGCTGTGGTCtttgaaaatgaagtcataaaatgtgcttctacatggatgaaaatggagagtattaagctgagtgaaatgagtcaaagggatatacatagaataatctcatgtGTTTAtgggatagaaaagaaaaagatagtatggtattagtatccaaagacaatagagacaaagaccAGGAGGACTAGTACATGGGAGGAAGCTTGGCACAATGAGCAGGGAGTGCCGTTAGGGCAAAGAAGTGACCACTCTTTGTCAGTGAGTGtttggaatgatcactctgggcaagaactgggtgcttaaaggagggaaagtgatatgcatagtaccCCTTCAGGAACCaaattgcaaaccagtgtctaaagggaaattgggggagagaaagagagagagagagagagagagagagagagagagagagagagagagagagagagagagagagagagagagagagattgagaaaaggaaagtgtctgccacagaggcaggcaggggagaaagTTGGGGGtatggggagggaaactggagatgttggtggcgggaaatgtgcactggtgaagggtattgtatactgaaactctatcatgaacaactttttgtaactgtctcacagtgattcaattaaataatttactcataaaaattagtattatagggctggagcgatagcatggaggtagggtgtttgccttgcatgcagcaggtcagtggtttgaatcccggcatcccatatggtcctctgaacctgccaggagcaatttctgagcatagagccaggaataacccctgagcgctgctgggtgtgacccaaaaacaaacaaacaaacaaaaaacaaaaaaaaatagtattatgaataaataaaaataccagcTGTGGCTCTAAAACTAAAACCAAGACCAAAAGCGAAcatttaatgtttaataaaatatggtattaaaatttaaaaaattatctgaataaatagaaaataattcataCAAAATGCATAAGTGGttaaaaatatggtaaaaatatctAGCTGAATAACTATGGCataattaattcaaaatggaGAAAACCATGGAAAGCTTGATAACTCTgctaatctaaaattctaaattttatatatgtatgtgcttATATGATATAAAGAAGGGATAGTAACCAGGATGACTGTAAGTGTGCAGCAAATCTAATTAAAGTTATATATTAGCCTAGAAAGGGCTAGAGAGGCTAGAAAGGCTATTAGGGCTAGAAAGGAACCACAAGACTTGTCTCCTAGTTTTCAGTCAGAAAGAACAAGGAAATAGTAAGTACACTGCTTAACTCTGATAACAAAATATATCATAGAAGCCGCAGAATCATTCAACTTCTAATTTTTCATGTCTCATTttttagttatctttttttttgtttgtttaacggGCAACAAACTATTAAAAGTGGAAATTCCACCCATGCAAATGAGAGACTAGAATTTAAATTCAAGATATTTAAAATGGTGCAAGATTCCTGAAGCCTCAGCAGCTGAACCCAAACACCACAATTGCCAATGTCTCCAACTTCATCACTTGATATCTGATGTCTGCACTTAATAAAGAGAAACTCCAGATAGGCTGGTTTTAGGGCTGAGAACGCTGGATGTCCTTGGAGTCTGGGGGTCTGAGCAGCCTCTCCTCATCCCTCTGTACTTCTGAAAGCCCCAACAGTCGcacccacatcccacagccaCAACCATGTCAGCTCATAGGCCCAGCTCCACGGATCCTGGGTTTCTGGAGCATGTGATCACAtacatggccccaaaacacctcCAGAATTTTCAATCCCGAcacccagtaggaacacaccaaattagatgtcaaagtacATAGAAACCACGTAaggtcaacaaacaaaaccaataacacagaAGTTCAACCAg
This window of the Suncus etruscus isolate mSunEtr1 chromosome 14, mSunEtr1.pri.cur, whole genome shotgun sequence genome carries:
- the LRIT3 gene encoding leucine-rich repeat, immunoglobulin-like domain and transmembrane domain-containing protein 3 — translated: MHLPACLCVVLSVLEGVRGTCPSQCSCDALGRDNDDTEFRAVLCDDPDMTEVPRGVPAATERLRIEKTAVRRIPADAFYYLGQLRSLWVTCGALASLDARSFYNLARLRELRLDGNALAAFPWPALGQLPRLRRLVLRSNRLSRLPAEALAYLGRLALLDLSSNRLATLPPGFLDSWTPLHPAPSPAGRQEPSARTVILGLQDNPWLCDCHISRLIELSRDARPAVVLLDPQMTCHGPERLAGILFEQVELEQCQKPAVRISATQITSVPGSNVLLRCDASGQPTPQLMWARAPGLPLNHSVIQDSPAEGVRWSIISLTGISHRDAGDYKCWAKNLAGSAVAVVAVRVLDPAITNPALDPWEGTRGYLEPEAQPVSQRSSSDLSSSSTFHWPLASASSSFSSTAFASLSTFAPSLPSSVAFSPSPQFSAITSSTTVLNPGGERKVVLSELGRKKPSPASANRAEELVAFDGAMPVALVENLRVMSQTRQSVTLTWDPGKIPWTSEMIVLYSKNGPAQDLQPLNTDISQNQVTIPGLEAGQQYLACICPRGAPAQKHQCITFATEEGLEGSGPQGWALILASGATCVFVLPLLFFLLYKVCKLWCMADSLREDELAKETYIPFESLSPGSQSLGEFWTRQPRGDRERLLLCS